In the genome of Cumulibacter manganitolerans, the window GCCGGTCAACCCCGACCTCTACCTGCGGTGGGTGGACAACGCGGCCACCAGCGCGTCGGTGCTGGAGGTGCAGGCCGCCGACCGGACCGCCTTGCTGTTCCACCTCATGGGCGCGTTCGATGCGGCGGGGGTGCAGGTGCGCTCGGCGGTGATCGAGTCGTACGGCCCGTCGGTGGTCGACTCGTTCTACCTGCAGTCCACGCGCGGCGAGCCGCTCGGGCGCGAGGACAAGCGCGCGGTGGAGATCGAGCTGGAGCGCCTCGGCGAGCAGACCGGTCCGCGGTAGCACGGCACGGCGGCGCCCGGCGTGCGAAGGTGAGAGGACCACCGCAGCGCCGGCGGTGCCGACTCGAGGGGGACGTCGTGTACATCCTGGTAATGCGCTTCCAAGCCGGTATCGAGGGCGAGGAGCGGGTGGCGATCCGCGAGGGCAGCATCGAGAAGTTTCGTGCCCTCGGCGGCCTCGACGAGAAGTACTACCTCGGCAAGGGCGACGGCCCGGCCGCCGGAGGCGTGTACCTGTTCGACACGCGCGAGCATCTGCAGGCCTACCTCGACGGGCCGATCGTGCCGGGGATCCAGCCGCGGTACCGCGCGCCGGAGCCGCCGTCGACCGAGGTGCTCGAGGTCTGGGCGCAGGCCGAGCTCCCGGGCCCGGTGCGCCCGGGCCGGCGGCAGATCGGCTCGATCCGCTTCGCCGCGGCCCCGGCGAGCGACGCAGCCGAGCGACGGCTGCCCCCGGACGCCGAGATCGAGGCGTACGCCGCCGGCTCGGGCCTGCAGCGGCTGTTCTGGGTCCGCGACGAGACCGCCGACCGGGCCGGCGTGATCGGCGTCTGGGGCGAGATCCCGGACCTGGATGCCGAGCTGCGCGGCGCGCGGGTGGCGGCGCTGAGCGGGGCCGACGCGGCGACCGGCCCGATCCGGTACGAGACCTACGACGTCCCGCGGGTGCTGCGCGAGCGTCCCTGAGACGCGAGAAGGCCCGGTCCCTCGCGGGGGACCGGGCCTTCTGGCAGGCGGTACGGGGCTACGCCTTGCGCGACAGCGCGTGGCGCAGATCCATGTTCAGCGTCGAGATGACGTCCAGCGGAATGCCCTTCGGGCACGCCGTCGAGCACGCGCCGACGTTGGTGCATCCGCCGAAGCCTTCGCCGTCGTGCTGGCTGACCATGTCGACGACGCGGGAGAACCGCTCCGGCTGGCCCTGGGGGAGCTCGCCGAGGTGGGTCACCTTGGCGCCCATGAACAGCATCGCCGAGGCGTTGGGGCAGGCCGCGACGCACGCGCCGCAGCCGATGCACTCGGCCGCCTCGAACGCGCGGTCCGCCTTGACCTTCGGCACCGGGACCGCGTGCGCCTCCGGCGCCGCGCCGGTGTTCACCGAGATGAAGCCGCCGGCCTGGATGATCCGGTCGAACGCGCTGCGGTCGACGACGAGGTCACGGATCACCGGGAACGCCTCCGCGCGCCACGGCTCGATCGTGATGGTCTCGCCGTCGCTGAAGCTGCGCATGTGCAGCTGGCAGGTGGTCGTCTTCTCCGGGCCGTGCGCGTCGCCGGAGATCATCAGGCCGCACATGCCGCAGATGCCCTCGCGGCAGTCCGAATCGAACGCGATCGGCTCCTCGCCGCCGTCGTTCAGCTGCTCGTTGAGGACGTCGAGCATCTCCAGGAACGACATGTCCGGCGAGATGTCGGTGACCTTGTACGTGACCATCCGCCCCTTGGCCTGCGGGCCGTCCTGGCGCCAGATGTTGAGGGTGAGGTTCACTTGTAGCTCCGTTGCTTCATCTCGATCGCCTCGTACTCGAGGTCTTCCTTGTGCAGGGTAGGCGCACCGTTCTCGCCACCCCACTCCCAGGCGGCGACGTACGCGAACAGGTCGTCGTGGCGCAGCGCCTCGCCGTCCTCGGTCTGCGACTCGGCGCGGAAGTGACCGCCGCAGGACTCGCGGCGGTGCAGCGCGTCGATGCACATCAGCTCGCCGAGCTCGAGGAAGTCGGCGACGCGGCCGGCCTTCTCGAGGCTCTGGTTGAGCTGCTCGTTGGCGCCCAGCACCCGCACGTTGGTCCAGAAGTCGGCGCGCAGCTCGCGGATGAGGCCGATGGCCTTGCGCAGGCCCACCTCGGTGCGCTCCATGCCGCAGTACTCCCACATGATCGCGCCGAGCTCCTTGTGGTAGCTGTCGACGCTGCGGGTGCCCTGGATGGAGAGGAACTTGTTGATCCGGTCGGTGACCTGCGCCCGCGCAGCGACGACGTCGGGGGAGTCGCTGGCGACCTTCTCGAACGGGCCCTTGGCGAGGTAGTCGCGGATCGTGTTCGGCAGCACGAAGTACCCGTCGGCCAGACCCTGCATCAGCGCCGAGGCGCCGAGCCGGTTGGCGCCGTGGTCGGAGAAGTTCGCCTCTCCGGCCACGAACAGACCCGGGATGCTGGACTGCAGGTCGTAGTCGACCCACAGGCCGCCCATCGTGTAGTGCACCGCGGGGTAGATGCGCATCGGCACCTCGTACGGGTTCTCGCCCGTGATCCGCTGGTACATGTCGAACAGGTTGCCGTACTTGGCCTCGACGGCCGGCTTGCCGAGCCGCGAGATGGCCTCGGCGAAGTCGAGGTAGACACCACGGCGCACCATGCGGCTGTTGCCCTCGGCGTCGATCTCCTCGACCGCGGGACCGACGCCCTTGCCGTCGTCGCACTGGTATTTCGCGGCACGCGAGGCGATGTCGCGCGGCACCAGGTTGCCGAAGCTCGGGTAGATGCGCTCGAGGTAGTAGTCGCGCGCCTCCTCCGGGATCTGGCGGGGGTCCTTGTCGGCGTCCGCCGGGTCCTTCGGCACCCAGATGCGGCCGTCGTTGCGCAGCGACTCCGACATCAGCGTCAGCTTCGACTGGTGTGCACCCGAGACCGGGATGCAGGTCGGGTGGATCTGCGTGTAGCAGGGGTTCGCGAAGTACGCGCCCTTGCGATGCGCGCGCCACGACGCGGTGACGTTCGAGCCCATCGCGTTCGTGGACAGGAAGAACACGTTGCCGTAGCCGCCCGAGGCCAGCACGACGGCGTCCGCGAGGTGCGTCTCGATCTCGCCGGTGACCATGTTGCGGGCGATGATGCCGCGGGCGCGGCCGTCGACGACGATCAGCTCCAGCATCTCGTGCCGGGTGAACGTCTCGACGGTGCCGGCGGCGACCTGCCGCTCCAGCGCCTGGTAGGCACCGATGAGCAGCTGCTGGCCGGTCTGGCCGCGCGCGTAGAAGGTACGCGAGACCTGGACGCCGCCGAACGAGCGGTTGTCGAGCAGGCCGCCGTACTCACGCGCGAACGGCACGCCCTGCGCGACGCACTGGTCGATGATGTTCGCCGACACCTCGGCGAGGCGGTAGACGTTGGTCTCGCGCGAGCGGTAGTCCCCGCCCTTGACCGTGTCGTAGAAGAGGCGGTAGATCGAGTCGCCGTCCTCCTTGTAGTTCTTGGCGGCGTTGATGCCGCCCTGCGCCGCGATGGAGTGCGCGCGACGCGGCGAGTCCTGGTAGCAGAAGGACTTCACGTGGTAGCCGGCCTCGCCGAGCGTGGCGCCCGCGGAGGCACCGGCCAGGCCGGTGCCGACGATGATGACGCTGAGCTTGCGGCGGTTGGCCGGGTTCACCAGGGCCGCGTCGAACTGGCGCGTCGCCCACTTGTCGGCGATCGGGCCGGCGGGCGCCTTGGTGTCGGCGATCGGCTCGCCGGGGGTGAACAGGTCGGTGCCGTCACGTCCGGCGCCGGCGGGCGCCGGCGCATGGGCGTCGGCAACGGGAGGGTTGATCTCCTCCGAGCCGTCGACCAGGTCCGGCTGGGACCCGCCGTCGGAGAGATCGTCGAGCTGGGCGTTCTTGTCAGTCATATTGTTCTTTCGTCCGTTACCTAGGCACCGGCTGCGATGGCGATCGGCGGAATGACGAAGCCGACGGCGACCACGAGGGCGATGACGACCGCGACCGTCTTCCACGTGCGGCGAGCGCTCGCGGTGTTGGTCCAGCCCAGCGTCTGCGCCATGCTCCACACGCCGTGGAACAGGTGCAGGCCGAGCGCGATCATGCCGAGCACGTAGATCAGCACGACCCACCAGACCTGGAAGCTGGCGTGCACGAGCTGGTAGGGGTTGTCGTCGGCGACCTTGACGTCACTGTTGACGTTGAACTTCACCATGGTGAACTGCAGCAGGTGCCAGATCAGGAACAGCAGGATCGCGACACCACCCCAGCGCATCGTCGCCGTGCGCAGCCCGGTTCGCGCTGCCTTGGCCGCGACGTAGCGGTTCGGGCGAGCGTGGTTGGCGCGGGCCCACAGCGCGAAGGCGGCATAGAGGTGGGCGATGACGGCGACGACCAGCAGAGCACGCAGCAGCCACAGCAGTCCGCCGTACGGCAGGATCGGCGTGAACATCGTGCGCAGGTGGTGCGCGTAGTCGTTGAACGGCTTCTCGCCCCACAGGAGCTTGAGGTTGCCGTACATGTGCAGAAGGACATAGAAGACGAACAGCGCGCCGGACAGTGCCATCAAGAGCTTGAGGAACACCGTGGTGCGACTGGCCGTGTTCGGTCGCTGGGGAACGGTTGTAGTGGCCACGAATTCTTACGCTATCGCTAGCTTCCCTAACGACCTAGCGCAGGGTTCGCCAAAGCCGTGTGAGATTCGGAACCGTTACCTGCCCGCGCGGGAACAATTCGGCCGCGGAGCGCGTTTCGGGGCAATGGCTCTCCCAGACATCGGCAAGATCGGCGTGTGGCTGCGCGCCGATGCGGCAACGGCGTCGGCGGCTCGGACCGCCGAGCGCCTCGGCTACGGAGCGGTGTGGATCGGCGGCTCGCCCAGCGGCGACCTCGAGCACGTGCGCGAGCTGCTCGCGGCGACGTCCATCCCCATCGCCACCGGCATCATCAACGTCTGGGCCTCCCCGGCCGAGCAGACCGCGCAGGCGTTCCTCGCGCTGCCCGATGCGTACCGCGAGCGGACCATCCTCGGCGTGGGCATCGGCCACCGCGAGGCGACCGCCGAGTACCGCTCGCCGTTCGCCACCCTCGAGAAGTACGTCGACGACCTGCTCGCCGCCGGCGTACCGCGCTCGCACGTCGTCCTCGCCGCGCTGGGCCCGCGAGTGATGCGGCTGGCCGGTGAGCGCACCGCCGGCGCGCACCCCTACTTCACGACGCCCGCGCACACCGCGCAGGCTCGGGAGATCCTCGGGGCCGGCCCGCTGCTGGCGCCCGAGCAGAAGGTGCTGCTGAACAGCGATCCCGACGAGGCGCGCCGGATCGCGCGGCCGACGGCCAAGCGGTACTTCGGTCTGCGCAACTACGCCGCCATGCTCAAGCGGTTGGGCTTCACCGACGCCGACCTCGCGGGCGAGGGCAGCGATCGCGCGGTGGACGCCGCCGTCGCGCACGGCGACGTGCACCGGGTGGCCGCCGTCGTCCGGGCGCACCTGGACGCCGGCGCCGATCATGTGTGCATCCAGCCGCTGGGCGACCTCGAGGCCGAGCTGACGGCGCTCGCCGACGTCCTGCCGGTGGCCACCCGCGGCTAGGACCCTTCACCCCTGCCCTGATGCGGTGGCTTCCGCCCCGCTATCGGCCCGATAGCGGGGCAGAAGCCACCGCCAGCGGGCCGAGCGGGGTGGAACCCACCGCGAGAGGTGGGCGGGTCTAGCCCTCCGAGGCGCCGAAGGCCTCGGCGACGCGCATCAGGTACTTGCCGTAGTCGGACTTCGCCAGTTCCGAGCCGAGGTCGTAGCAGGTCTGGGCATCGATGTACTTCATCCGCAGCGCGACCTCCTCGGGGCACGCGATGCGGACGCCGGTGCGGTGCTCGAGCACCTGCACGAACTGGCCGGCCTCCAGGAGCGAGTCGTGGGTGCCGGTGTCCAGCCACGCGAAGCCGCGGCCGAGGTCGACCAGCCGCGCGTCGTCCCACTTCAGGTACTGCTTGTTGACGTCGGTGATCTCGAGCTCACCGCGCGGCGAGGGCTCGAGGTTGGCGGCGATGTCCAGCACCCGGTTGTCGTAGAAGTACAGGCCGGTGATCGCGCGGTTGGAGCGGGGCTTCGCCGGCTTCTCCTCGATGGAGATCAACTTGCCCGAGCCGTCCGCCTCCCCGACGCCGTAGCGCTCGGGGTCCTTGACCTCGTAGCCGAACAGCGTGCAGCCGGCGACGTCCGCCGCCTCGCGCTGCAGCATGCTCGAGAAGCCCTGCCCGTAGAAGATGTTGTCCCCGAGCACCAGGGCGACCGAGTCGTCGCCGACGTGGTCGCGGCCCAGGATGAAGGCCTCCGCGAGACCGTTGGGCTGGGCCTGCTCGGCGTAGGTCAGGTTGATGCCCCACTGCGACCCGTCGCCGAGCAGCCGCTGGAAGCTCGGGAGATCGTGCGGGGTGGAGATGACGAGGATGTCGCGGATGTCGGCCAGCATCAGCGTGGACAGCGGGTAGTAGACCATCGGCTTGTCGTAGACCGGCAGCAGCTGCTTGCTCGACGCCTTGGTGATCGGGTGGAGCCGGGTTCCGCTGCCTCCGGCGAGGATGATGCCCTTCATGTGCGCGACCCTTCGGTTGGTGTGAGCAAGACCTAGCGGTAGTTCGTGAACTGCAGCGCGACGCCGAAGTCCTCGCTCTTCAGCAGCGCGATGACCTCCTGCAGCGCGTCCTTCTTCTTGCCCGTGACCCGCAGCTGATCGCCCTGGATCTGGGCCTGGACGCCCTTCAGGCCCGCATCGCGGATCGCCTTGGAGATCTTCTTGGCCTTCTCCGCGTCGATGCCCTCGATGATCTTGCCAGTCAGCTTGTACCCCTTGCCGGAGGACTGCGGCTCGCCGGCCTCGAACGCCTTGAGGCTGATGCCGCGCTTGACCAGCTTCTCCTTGAACACGTCCACCGCCGCCTTGATGCGGTCCTCGGTGGAGGAGGCGAAGGCGACCGCCTCGGTGCCCGACCACTCGATGGTGGTGTCGGTGCCCCGGAAGTCGAAGCGCTGCGCGAGCTCCTTCGAGGCCTGCTGCAGAGCGTTGTCGACCTCCTGGTGATCGACCTTGCTCACGACGTCGAACGACGGGTCTGCCATCTTGAAATCGCCTCCTGTAGTATGTTTCTCCGGACTGCGGGAGCCAAGTCTACCGAGGTGGAAGGCTCGCGTTCGTTCACGGCAGGTTGCCCGAGTGGCCAAAGGGAGCTGACTGTAAATCAGCCGCGCAAGCTTCGGGAGTTCAAATCTCTCACCTGCCACAGGGAAGGGCCCCGATCCGCACGGATCGGGGCCCTCTCTGTGTGCGGCGTGCCGGGACGGCGGCGTCAGCTCGAGGGCGTGCCCTCGACCCACTGGCCGGTGGCCGGGTCGACGTACGCCGAGTCGATGACCGTGCCCGCGCCGTCGGTCAGCACCGCCTGGTCGGCCGTGCCGTCCTCGTCGACGTCGGCGACCACCACGTAGTTGCCGTCGGAGGTCTCGACGACCGCCGTGTCGTTGTGGCCGTCACCGTCGAGGTCGTAGGTCGCGTTGAACTCGTACGACTTGCCGTCCACCTCCGCGGTGATCACGTCGTCGCTCGCCGGGCTCCCCCCGACCGCGTAGTCCGAGCCGTGGCTGTCGGCGTACGACCCGGCGCTGCCGGCGTCCGAGGCGCTGTAGTCCGAGGCGCTGGCGGAGTCCGACGATCCGTACTCGGTCGTGGTGGTGGTCGTGGTCGTGGTGGTCGTCTGCTTGTAGTACTCGTCGGAGCTCGCGCTGGAGTCGGAGGCGTCCGTGCTGCTCGCGTGCTCGTGGTAGTCGCCGTAGGCGGTGCCGGAGTCCGTCGTGTCGAACGACTCGTCGGAGGCACCCGCCGACGACGCCGGCGCGCTGTCGTCCCACGAGACGGACTGCACCATCGTGTCGGCCTGGCCGTCGCCGTCGGTGTCGGTGGGCGTGTTCACGACCTCGCCGGACGCGTAGTCCGAGCTGTCGATCTGCCCGTCGCCGTCGGTGTCCACGCCGTAGCTCATCTCGACCTGGTCCGCGAAGCCGTCACCGTTGGTGTCGTACTGGTCCATCACGATCACCGTGTCGGCCGCGCCGTCGCCGTCGGTGTCGGCGTTCACCACCACCGACGCGTGATCGGCGACGCCGTCGCCGTCGAGGTCGCCGTATGTCACGTCCGCCACGCCGTCCGCGACGCCGTCGCCGTCGATGTCGACCGAGTCCCCGTCGCTGATCCCGACGTCGAATCCGTCGGCGGCGACGTACTGCGCGTCCCCGCTCGAGGAGTCGTAGCCGGACGGCTGGCCACCGTCGTAGGCGGGATCGGTGCTGTCGAAGCTGGTGTTGTCGTGCTCGAAGGTGTCCATGGTGCTGTCCTTTGAGAGAAACCGGGGAGGGGAGAGATCTGCATATCCGGCCGGGGCCGGTTCAATGCCGGCGCCGGACGCCGACGGCCGGTACGACGTGGGACCCGCTGGTGTGGATCCATCGCGAGGGGAATCCTCGATGATCGCTAATCCTGACCGATGCCCACAGGGAAGTCGAGGGCGCGGCATAACGCGGATCACAGCCCACCCCGGTGTTGCCCGGCGACGCGTTCCGTGTAACCTCTTATGGTCTGCCTCGCGAGAGTGCAAAGGCCCCTTTAGCTCAGTCGGCAGAGCGTCTCCATGGTAAGGAGAAGGTCTACGGTTCGATTCCGTAAAGGGGCTCGGGCATAACCCGACGTGCCGTGGCGTTAGCCATGGTGTCGCGGCCGTGTAGCTCAGTTGGTAGAGCGCACGACTCATAATCGTGTGGTCACCGGTTCAAGTCCGGTCACGGCTACCGCAACCTCGAACGACTTTTGATGAAAGAGGCACCGACGTGGCTTCCACCGACGTACGACCGAAGATCACCCTGGCGTGCCAGGAGTGCAAGAACCGCAACTACATCACCAACAAGAACCGCCGCAACGACCCGGATCGGCTCGAGCTGAAGAAGTTCTGCCCGACCTGCCGCGCGCAGCGCGTTCACCGCGAGACCCGCTAGTCTCGCCGCATCGCTTCGCGAGGGCCACGCACCGACAGGTGCGTGGCCCTTCGCTTTGGGTGGCCTAGGCTGGGACGATGCCGCTTGATTCCAGCTTCATCGGCCGCGAGTACCCGCCGACGGCGCCGTACGAGGTCGGACGCGAGAAGATCCGTGAGTTCGCCGACGCGATCGGTGACGAGCACCCCGCCTACCGCGACGCCGAGGCCGCCCGCGGCCTGGGGCACCCGGACGTGATCGCGCCGCCGACCTTCGCGATCGTGGTCGCGATGCCGGTCGTCAACCAGGCGGCCTTCGACCCCGAGCTCGGCCTGGACTACACCAAGGTGGTGCACGGCGAGCAGAAGTTCAGCTACTCGCGACCCATCACCGCCGGTGACCGGCTGGTCGGCGTCCTGCACATCGACAACATCCGCAGCGCGGCCGGCAACGACATCCTGTCCGTGCGTGCCGAGGTCGGCACCGAGGCGGGCGAGCATGTCTTCACCTCGACCGGAATGCTGGTCGCGCGAGGAACGGCGGAGGAGAAGTGAGCATGCCACGCTACGCGGACGTCGAAGCCGGTACCGAGATCGCGGCGCGCGACCTGCCGATCAGGCGCGCCGACCTGGTCCGGTACGCCGGCGCCTCCGGGGACTTCAACGTCATCCACTGGAACGAGCGCGTCGCCCGCGAGGTCGGCCTGCCCAACGTGATCGCGCACGGGATGCTCACCATGGCCAAGGCCGCCAACCTCCTCGTCGAGTGGGCGGGCGACCCGGGCCGCGTCGAGGAGTACGGCGTGCGCTTCGCCAAGCCCGTGGTCGTGCCGGACGACGACGAGGGCGCCACGGTGACGGTCACCGCGAAGATCGCCAAGAAGCTCGAGGACAACCGGGTCCGCGTCGACATCGAGGCGCGCAGCGACGGCGAGAAGGTG includes:
- a CDS encoding succinate dehydrogenase/fumarate reductase iron-sulfur subunit, which encodes MNLTLNIWRQDGPQAKGRMVTYKVTDISPDMSFLEMLDVLNEQLNDGGEEPIAFDSDCREGICGMCGLMISGDAHGPEKTTTCQLHMRSFSDGETITIEPWRAEAFPVIRDLVVDRSAFDRIIQAGGFISVNTGAAPEAHAVPVPKVKADRAFEAAECIGCGACVAACPNASAMLFMGAKVTHLGELPQGQPERFSRVVDMVSQHDGEGFGGCTNVGACSTACPKGIPLDVISTLNMDLRHALSRKA
- a CDS encoding fumarate reductase/succinate dehydrogenase flavoprotein subunit gives rise to the protein MTDKNAQLDDLSDGGSQPDLVDGSEEINPPVADAHAPAPAGAGRDGTDLFTPGEPIADTKAPAGPIADKWATRQFDAALVNPANRRKLSVIIVGTGLAGASAGATLGEAGYHVKSFCYQDSPRRAHSIAAQGGINAAKNYKEDGDSIYRLFYDTVKGGDYRSRETNVYRLAEVSANIIDQCVAQGVPFAREYGGLLDNRSFGGVQVSRTFYARGQTGQQLLIGAYQALERQVAAGTVETFTRHEMLELIVVDGRARGIIARNMVTGEIETHLADAVVLASGGYGNVFFLSTNAMGSNVTASWRAHRKGAYFANPCYTQIHPTCIPVSGAHQSKLTLMSESLRNDGRIWVPKDPADADKDPRQIPEEARDYYLERIYPSFGNLVPRDIASRAAKYQCDDGKGVGPAVEEIDAEGNSRMVRRGVYLDFAEAISRLGKPAVEAKYGNLFDMYQRITGENPYEVPMRIYPAVHYTMGGLWVDYDLQSSIPGLFVAGEANFSDHGANRLGASALMQGLADGYFVLPNTIRDYLAKGPFEKVASDSPDVVAARAQVTDRINKFLSIQGTRSVDSYHKELGAIMWEYCGMERTEVGLRKAIGLIRELRADFWTNVRVLGANEQLNQSLEKAGRVADFLELGELMCIDALHRRESCGGHFRAESQTEDGEALRHDDLFAYVAAWEWGGENGAPTLHKEDLEYEAIEMKQRSYK
- a CDS encoding succinate dehydrogenase cytochrome b subunit; the encoded protein is MATTTVPQRPNTASRTTVFLKLLMALSGALFVFYVLLHMYGNLKLLWGEKPFNDYAHHLRTMFTPILPYGGLLWLLRALLVVAVIAHLYAAFALWARANHARPNRYVAAKAARTGLRTATMRWGGVAILLFLIWHLLQFTMVKFNVNSDVKVADDNPYQLVHASFQVWWVVLIYVLGMIALGLHLFHGVWSMAQTLGWTNTASARRTWKTVAVVIALVVAVGFVIPPIAIAAGA
- a CDS encoding TIGR03620 family F420-dependent LLM class oxidoreductase, translating into MALPDIGKIGVWLRADAATASAARTAERLGYGAVWIGGSPSGDLEHVRELLAATSIPIATGIINVWASPAEQTAQAFLALPDAYRERTILGVGIGHREATAEYRSPFATLEKYVDDLLAAGVPRSHVVLAALGPRVMRLAGERTAGAHPYFTTPAHTAQAREILGAGPLLAPEQKVLLNSDPDEARRIARPTAKRYFGLRNYAAMLKRLGFTDADLAGEGSDRAVDAAVAHGDVHRVAAVVRAHLDAGADHVCIQPLGDLEAELTALADVLPVATRG
- the rfbA gene encoding glucose-1-phosphate thymidylyltransferase RfbA, translated to MKGIILAGGSGTRLHPITKASSKQLLPVYDKPMVYYPLSTLMLADIRDILVISTPHDLPSFQRLLGDGSQWGINLTYAEQAQPNGLAEAFILGRDHVGDDSVALVLGDNIFYGQGFSSMLQREAADVAGCTLFGYEVKDPERYGVGEADGSGKLISIEEKPAKPRSNRAITGLYFYDNRVLDIAANLEPSPRGELEITDVNKQYLKWDDARLVDLGRGFAWLDTGTHDSLLEAGQFVQVLEHRTGVRIACPEEVALRMKYIDAQTCYDLGSELAKSDYGKYLMRVAEAFGASEG
- a CDS encoding YajQ family cyclic di-GMP-binding protein, which translates into the protein MADPSFDVVSKVDHQEVDNALQQASKELAQRFDFRGTDTTIEWSGTEAVAFASSTEDRIKAAVDVFKEKLVKRGISLKAFEAGEPQSSGKGYKLTGKIIEGIDAEKAKKISKAIRDAGLKGVQAQIQGDQLRVTGKKKDALQEVIALLKSEDFGVALQFTNYR
- the rpmG gene encoding 50S ribosomal protein L33, which encodes MASTDVRPKITLACQECKNRNYITNKNRRNDPDRLELKKFCPTCRAQRVHRETR
- a CDS encoding MaoC family dehydratase N-terminal domain-containing protein; this encodes MPLDSSFIGREYPPTAPYEVGREKIREFADAIGDEHPAYRDAEAARGLGHPDVIAPPTFAIVVAMPVVNQAAFDPELGLDYTKVVHGEQKFSYSRPITAGDRLVGVLHIDNIRSAAGNDILSVRAEVGTEAGEHVFTSTGMLVARGTAEEK
- a CDS encoding MaoC family dehydratase, giving the protein MPRYADVEAGTEIAARDLPIRRADLVRYAGASGDFNVIHWNERVAREVGLPNVIAHGMLTMAKAANLLVEWAGDPGRVEEYGVRFAKPVVVPDDDEGATVTVTAKIAKKLEDNRVRVDIEARSDGEKVLSLARAVVRLD